From the genome of Candidatus Methanoperedens sp., one region includes:
- a CDS encoding translation initiation factor IF-5A has protein sequence MKEQVEIRSLKEGKYILIDDEPCVIKSMTHSKTGKHGSAKSRIDAIGIFDGMKRSIIAPVTEKTYIPIVERKNGQVLAVSGEVAQIMDLADYSTLELKIPDDLKGKIEAGKEISYLISMGKMKIDMRT, from the coding sequence ATGAAGGAACAAGTTGAAATACGCTCATTAAAGGAAGGAAAATACATCCTGATAGATGATGAACCCTGCGTCATCAAGAGCATGACCCATTCAAAAACAGGAAAGCACGGTTCAGCGAAATCCAGGATCGATGCCATCGGCATATTCGACGGGATGAAGCGGTCGATCATAGCCCCGGTGACAGAAAAGACTTACATACCTATCGTTGAAAGAAAGAACGGGCAGGTGTTGGCAGTTTCCGGGGAAGTTGCCCAGATAATGGATTTGGCGGATTATTCCACACTGGAACTTAAGATACCAGATGACCTCAAAGGCAAAATAGAAGCGGGAAAAGAGATTTCCTATCTGATCTCGATGGGAAAAATGAAAATAGATATGCGAACATAG
- the speB gene encoding agmatinase, whose protein sequence is MQRTSFADATSDYKNARYVICGVPFDGTSCFRRGSKIAPQEMRNNSYNFETYNYFFDIDLRDVEIHDAGDLEIASDVDSTLDMISVHAGNFVADGKIPVMLGGEHSLTLPFAKACKKKYPELGFVVFDAHMDMRKEYEGEKNSHACISRHIIENVTKKYAAVGIRSGAREEYEYVSNNGIKMFSAEDVFSSGIERIIHEIRHYIDGPLYLSIDMDAIDPAYAPALGTPEPYGLAPRDIREAISCLAPDIVGFDIVEIAPPYDSGGTALLGTKLVRDFIAASAKARS, encoded by the coding sequence ATGCAAAGAACCAGTTTTGCTGACGCAACATCGGATTATAAAAACGCACGGTACGTGATTTGTGGGGTGCCTTTTGACGGCACTTCCTGTTTCAGGCGTGGAAGTAAAATCGCGCCTCAGGAAATGAGGAATAACTCATATAATTTCGAGACATACAACTATTTTTTCGATATAGACCTGCGCGATGTCGAAATACATGATGCGGGAGATCTTGAGATAGCTTCGGATGTGGATTCAACCCTGGATATGATTTCAGTCCATGCCGGGAATTTTGTAGCTGACGGAAAGATCCCTGTAATGCTCGGGGGTGAGCATTCCCTCACACTGCCTTTTGCCAAAGCCTGTAAAAAGAAATATCCGGAACTGGGATTCGTGGTCTTTGATGCACATATGGATATGAGGAAAGAATATGAAGGCGAAAAAAACAGCCATGCATGTATCTCACGGCACATCATTGAAAATGTGACGAAAAAATATGCAGCCGTGGGCATTAGAAGCGGAGCACGCGAGGAATATGAGTATGTGAGCAATAACGGGATCAAGATGTTCTCGGCAGAAGACGTGTTTTCCTCTGGCATCGAGAGAATAATCCATGAAATTCGCCATTATATCGATGGGCCATTATATTTGTCCATCGATATGGACGCCATTGACCCTGCTTATGCCCCCGCTCTGGGAACACCTGAGCCCTATGGGCTGGCACCTCGCGATATCAGGGAAGCGATTTCATGTCTGGCGCCTGATATTGTTGGTTTTGACATTGTCGAGATTGCTCCTCCATATGATTCCGGAGGGACGGCCCTCCTGGGCACAAAGCTTGTGCGCGATTTCATAGCCGCCAGCGCAAAGGCCCGGTCATAG
- a CDS encoding Glu/Leu/Phe/Val dehydrogenase yields MVIKHHERIHADEENLCKKCIGELEDLYSYLELSREELDLLDMPRRTFTVHFPVRMDSGKVKMFVGYRVQYNDARGPNKGGIRFHPELTLDDVKDLAFLMSLKCAVVNIPFGGSKGGVVVNPKELSRNELEMVTRSFIRAIADYIGPYKDIPAPDVYTDEKIMVWILDEYERIKGEHVPAVVTGKPIELGGSKARSYSTSLGGILVLEEALKKKGLDRSQVDLAVQGFGNVGENAARILHERGYKVIAVSDSKGGIINKEGLDIPEVMKHKNQTGSVVDFAGSTNITNEELLTCECDILVPAALSEQLHEGNAGDVKSKIVLELANAPTTIEADEILAEKKIMLIPDILANAGGVVVSYFEWIQNLNNDYWEEERVLEKLDKIMVSSFNDVHALCIEENCGLRRAAYQLAVKRILHAERLRGNL; encoded by the coding sequence TTGGTAATAAAACATCATGAAAGAATTCATGCAGATGAAGAAAATCTCTGCAAGAAATGCATCGGCGAACTGGAGGATTTATACAGTTACCTTGAACTTTCAAGGGAAGAACTCGACCTGCTGGATATGCCCAGACGTACGTTTACCGTCCACTTCCCGGTAAGGATGGATTCAGGGAAAGTAAAGATGTTCGTGGGTTACAGGGTGCAGTATAACGATGCAAGGGGCCCTAATAAAGGGGGAATAAGGTTCCATCCTGAACTCACACTCGATGATGTCAAAGACCTTGCCTTTCTGATGTCACTCAAATGCGCCGTGGTGAACATACCTTTCGGGGGGTCAAAAGGGGGTGTTGTGGTGAACCCCAAGGAACTCAGCAGGAACGAGCTTGAGATGGTAACACGCAGTTTTATCCGTGCAATAGCGGACTATATCGGGCCTTACAAGGACATACCCGCCCCCGATGTTTATACCGATGAAAAGATCATGGTCTGGATACTCGATGAATATGAGCGGATAAAGGGAGAACATGTGCCTGCGGTAGTGACAGGAAAACCCATCGAGCTCGGGGGCAGCAAAGCCCGGAGTTATTCAACTTCCCTGGGCGGAATACTTGTTCTCGAAGAAGCCCTGAAGAAGAAAGGATTGGATAGGTCCCAGGTGGATCTCGCGGTCCAGGGGTTCGGGAACGTGGGTGAGAACGCAGCCAGAATACTTCATGAGAGAGGATATAAAGTCATTGCAGTGAGCGACTCAAAAGGTGGAATAATAAATAAAGAGGGTCTTGACATCCCTGAGGTCATGAAGCACAAGAACCAGACAGGTAGCGTGGTCGATTTTGCAGGGAGTACCAATATCACCAACGAGGAACTGCTTACCTGTGAATGCGATATCCTGGTCCCTGCGGCCCTTTCGGAGCAGCTTCATGAGGGCAATGCCGGAGATGTTAAATCGAAGATAGTCCTTGAGCTTGCCAATGCCCCGACTACGATAGAAGCGGATGAAATACTCGCCGAGAAAAAAATTATGCTCATACCTGATATACTGGCCAATGCCGGTGGCGTGGTTGTGAGTTATTTTGAATGGATACAGAACCTTAATAACGATTACTGGGAGGAAGAGAGGGTTCTTGAAAAATTGGATAAGATAATGGTGAGCTCATTCAATGATGTCCATGCGCTCTGCATTGAAGAAAACTGCGGTTTGCGAAGGGCGGCTTACCAGCTCGCGGTAAAGAGAATACTTCACGCCGAAAGATTGCGTGGGAACCTATGA
- a CDS encoding histone family protein, which yields MTQQVLPVLPLAPVERIIRKAGADRVSEDAGIELAKVLEDYGLEVSREAITLAKHAGRTTVKQEDVRLAVTRIKKG from the coding sequence ATGACACAACAGGTATTGCCCGTGCTCCCCCTTGCACCTGTGGAGCGCATAATAAGAAAGGCAGGGGCGGACAGGGTAAGCGAAGATGCAGGTATTGAACTCGCAAAAGTGCTTGAGGATTACGGACTTGAGGTCTCAAGGGAGGCCATTACGCTTGCCAAACATGCAGGCAGGACCACGGTCAAGCAGGAAGATGTGAGGCTTGCTGTAACGAGAATAAAGAAGGGATGA
- a CDS encoding thioredoxin fold domain-containing protein produces MLSKKWILVSLAALVLFSGYLAQSKNFQSVDDGKMTLQELKFYTNLTPALEAAKAQSKPVFLYARSESCGWCKKFEEETFTNQSAIKKLNENFILVSIDVYKQKNETRNFMIRGTPTEIFLDSSGKEIRRIPGYADTETFLNTINEL; encoded by the coding sequence ATGCTATCAAAGAAGTGGATCCTCGTATCGCTCGCAGCGCTCGTGTTATTTTCAGGTTATCTGGCTCAATCCAAGAATTTCCAGTCCGTTGATGACGGGAAGATGACGCTGCAGGAATTGAAATTCTATACGAATCTCACCCCGGCACTTGAGGCAGCAAAAGCGCAGAGCAAACCTGTATTTTTATACGCAAGGTCTGAATCATGCGGCTGGTGCAAGAAATTCGAAGAAGAAACCTTCACGAACCAGAGCGCCATCAAGAAACTAAACGAAAACTTCATATTGGTTTCAATCGATGTGTACAAGCAAAAAAATGAAACCCGAAATTTTATGATACGAGGTACACCCACTGAGATATTTCTTGACTCATCTGGCAAGGAAATAAGAAGAATACCTGGATATGCAGATACGGAAACATTTCTCAACACAATAAATGAATTATAA
- a CDS encoding PCYCGC motif-containing lipoprotein: protein MKPEKKEKNVKAKREKISKKKGNSTLIIGIVAVIVLAGIAYAVFSAGPATKKTQDTGVKLPSFAYTNPITLKAYKYATEHPEILEQIPCYCGCGSHGSEASDYRPHRFLRDCYINDNWQYDEHASFCDVCVGEATKVQEYLAEGKTLTEARALIDQEYSKIGAMMTNTPPVSDNYIPILKPKLAGTLATPAPTPTIDLSALSLPDNFRSLSDGLKLIPPGITWAYFANLKQGIGVEQKFMHDTNFYGIPIIGMLNSEYPDGSWVELHDVGKANANVISNAGADADNIVSTRPFIFDSKDKTNSVQALFKNSATNANAYDSFKSILEKVDDENAGFAKINTTAPPFADASYIGIIKSETGILGEVKGEIAFRIKDNSSVPLAQYNELKSSSLSRGFKSYEVSQENNILIIKTTSNLNNFIAEATQQYGIDISVFG from the coding sequence ATGAAGCCTGAAAAGAAAGAAAAAAATGTAAAAGCAAAGAGAGAAAAAATTTCGAAAAAGAAAGGTAACAGTACGTTAATTATCGGCATCGTTGCGGTAATTGTCCTTGCCGGAATAGCGTATGCTGTTTTCTCCGCTGGACCAGCAACAAAAAAAACACAAGACACCGGGGTAAAACTTCCAAGTTTTGCTTATACGAACCCGATAACATTAAAAGCTTATAAATACGCAACCGAACATCCAGAAATACTTGAACAGATACCATGCTACTGCGGCTGTGGATCTCACGGCAGTGAAGCTTCGGATTACAGGCCGCATCGTTTTCTGAGGGACTGCTATATTAATGATAATTGGCAATATGACGAACACGCCTCATTCTGTGACGTCTGCGTAGGAGAAGCCACTAAAGTTCAGGAATATCTCGCCGAAGGCAAGACGCTCACGGAGGCAAGGGCACTGATAGACCAGGAGTACAGCAAAATAGGGGCAATGATGACAAATACACCCCCTGTAAGTGATAATTATATACCAATCCTGAAACCGAAACTTGCCGGAACGCTGGCAACACCAGCACCGACACCGACAATCGACTTATCCGCACTCTCCCTGCCTGATAACTTCAGATCGTTAAGTGACGGTTTGAAACTTATTCCACCCGGGATTACATGGGCATATTTTGCGAATCTGAAACAGGGAATCGGAGTCGAGCAGAAATTTATGCATGATACGAATTTTTACGGCATACCGATTATAGGAATGCTGAATTCAGAATATCCCGACGGCTCATGGGTAGAACTGCATGATGTTGGCAAAGCAAACGCAAATGTTATATCAAATGCTGGAGCAGATGCTGACAATATCGTTTCTACACGACCATTTATATTTGATTCCAAAGATAAAACAAACAGTGTGCAGGCTCTCTTTAAAAATTCTGCAACTAATGCGAATGCATATGACTCATTTAAATCCATCCTGGAAAAAGTGGACGATGAAAATGCGGGATTTGCAAAGATAAATACCACAGCACCTCCATTTGCGGATGCAAGTTATATTGGAATAATAAAATCCGAAACCGGCATACTGGGAGAAGTAAAGGGAGAAATCGCGTTTAGAATCAAGGATAACAGCTCAGTTCCGCTGGCACAATATAACGAATTGAAAAGTTCAAGCCTATCTCGCGGGTTTAAGTCTTATGAAGTGAGCCAGGAAAATAATATATTAATTATAAAAACGACCTCTAACCTGAATAATTTTATTGCTGAAGCCACTCAGCAGTACGGAATTGATATTTCAGTCTTCGGTTAA
- a CDS encoding cytochrome c biogenesis CcdA family protein codes for MPAPSIFLVFIAGMATVITPCVLPILPAVLSGSIGSRLRPLAIVMGMTITFTLMGVLISAVASFSFFADYLRWLSIFFIIGMGAVLFDNDINQAYVNASSSILNFARQRFSYMGNIESFAPREGLLGGLFLGVSLGILWIPCVGPILGAVFAFVAAGSANLFQGSILLLVYSLGVGIPMLGIAYSGKRVSGRVTWLAKRGHFFKKLSGLILIIVGLMMLFEIDRYLKKILLPYFPVYF; via the coding sequence ATGCCCGCACCTTCCATATTCCTGGTTTTCATCGCAGGCATGGCAACAGTGATAACGCCGTGCGTTCTCCCCATCCTGCCTGCGGTGTTGTCTGGCTCCATAGGGAGCAGACTGCGCCCCTTAGCCATAGTCATGGGCATGACAATAACCTTTACTCTGATGGGCGTCCTCATTTCAGCGGTTGCGTCTTTTTCTTTTTTCGCTGATTACCTGCGATGGCTCTCGATCTTTTTTATTATCGGCATGGGCGCTGTCTTGTTTGACAATGATATAAATCAGGCATACGTGAATGCTTCAAGCTCGATTTTGAATTTCGCAAGGCAGCGTTTCTCTTATATGGGAAACATTGAATCATTCGCGCCCAGGGAAGGGCTGCTCGGAGGTCTTTTCCTGGGTGTATCCCTCGGCATCCTCTGGATACCATGCGTGGGCCCTATTCTCGGGGCAGTATTTGCTTTCGTCGCCGCAGGTTCTGCCAATCTTTTTCAAGGGAGTATTCTTCTCCTGGTATATTCTCTCGGGGTTGGAATTCCCATGCTTGGCATTGCATATTCGGGAAAAAGAGTTTCGGGCCGTGTCACCTGGTTGGCGAAAAGAGGTCATTTTTTTAAGAAGCTCTCAGGCTTGATCCTGATAATCGTAGGATTAATGATGCTCTTTGAGATCGATAGATATCTCAAGAAAATACTGTTGCCCTATTTCCCTGTTTATTTCTGA
- a CDS encoding 4Fe-4S binding protein, whose protein sequence is MNKNDVENDEKFDLLDIYFFRSLVKNRFFRPVINLLFFIFLLVIIYFGLSSNPDLRFHGGIPFSTTMIWDLWHPLLVFTLIIFGRLWCFACPIGAVGDWTQSLFSFKKKYPEKYRNLWIAVILFLFIFAAERHLFMFTRNPPNTAYLLLFFTGLAVVMAVVYEKRSFCRYICPIGLVLGVFSMLSAIELRCKSKKTCADHNIKECVIGNEAGKACPVGEFPQTMERNNYCIMCMECVKSCSKGNIRLSPRLPGADIVKAKKIHLDEAYLVHGIIIMFLFVMGMERFQFRNTIINFVKSTLPVNSVTFLDLYWRNMWAIIIFSLITLGAAGLLYLSTRASLPGKNTKQKFMEFSYAFIPLALSVYLAENTFRLLKGLFFLLENAGKVFGGVWQFDVNFDTINQAQILILLAGFIFSVWAGYLISKRQSIDHKEFRQSMTAISVTAIIYLFIGVIILTLPIV, encoded by the coding sequence ATGAATAAGAACGATGTTGAAAACGACGAAAAATTCGATCTGCTGGATATCTATTTTTTCAGGAGCCTTGTCAAGAACAGGTTTTTCAGGCCAGTGATCAATCTGCTTTTCTTCATCTTCCTTTTAGTCATCATATACTTCGGGCTTTCAAGCAATCCAGACCTGCGTTTCCACGGCGGGATCCCTTTCTCTACGACAATGATATGGGACCTCTGGCATCCACTGCTCGTCTTCACCCTCATAATTTTCGGGAGGCTCTGGTGTTTTGCATGCCCCATAGGCGCAGTCGGGGACTGGACGCAGTCGCTCTTCAGCTTCAAGAAGAAATATCCTGAAAAGTACCGGAACCTCTGGATCGCTGTCATTCTCTTCCTGTTCATTTTCGCTGCCGAGAGGCATCTTTTCATGTTTACGCGGAATCCCCCGAATACTGCATATCTCCTTTTATTCTTCACCGGGCTGGCAGTGGTAATGGCGGTTGTGTATGAAAAGCGGTCATTTTGCAGGTACATCTGTCCAATCGGGCTTGTGCTGGGTGTTTTCTCCATGCTCTCGGCAATTGAACTTCGCTGCAAGTCAAAGAAAACCTGCGCAGACCACAACATTAAAGAGTGCGTCATCGGCAACGAAGCCGGGAAAGCATGCCCAGTCGGCGAGTTCCCGCAAACGATGGAGCGGAACAACTATTGTATAATGTGCATGGAATGCGTGAAATCTTGTTCCAAAGGGAATATCCGACTAAGCCCAAGGCTTCCCGGTGCGGATATCGTAAAAGCAAAAAAGATACATCTGGATGAAGCATATCTTGTCCACGGGATAATCATTATGTTCCTTTTTGTCATGGGGATGGAACGCTTCCAGTTCAGGAATACGATCATCAATTTCGTGAAATCCACGCTTCCTGTTAATTCGGTGACCTTCCTTGACCTTTACTGGAGGAACATGTGGGCGATAATAATTTTTAGCCTGATAACGCTTGGTGCCGCAGGTCTCCTCTACCTTTCCACCCGGGCATCCCTTCCCGGAAAAAACACAAAGCAAAAGTTCATGGAATTTTCCTATGCATTCATACCCCTGGCCCTTTCTGTCTACCTTGCAGAAAACACCTTCAGGCTGCTGAAAGGATTATTCTTTCTTTTGGAGAATGCGGGTAAGGTCTTTGGTGGGGTATGGCAATTCGATGTTAATTTTGACACCATTAATCAGGCGCAGATCCTCATTTTGCTGGCAGGGTTCATTTTTTCCGTATGGGCAGGGTATCTTATCAGCAAAAGGCAATCGATTGATCATAAGGAGTTCAGGCAAAGCATGACTGCAATAAGTGTTACCGCAATTATTTATCTCTTCATAGGGGTGATAATTCTAACGCTCCCGATAGTATAA